The following proteins are encoded in a genomic region of Candidatus Methylospira mobilis:
- a CDS encoding HopJ type III effector protein has translation MIARLDRGEHICFSESIVLIDALYSFVPVRFINGVGSAAPVINEAGTNKGSCKIFYFARLHGLSPQQTLALFGDYYRLDVLQHPEATDHANIRTFMRYGWEGIHYEGVALVARDSQSDSRLK, from the coding sequence ATGATAGCGCGTCTTGATCGGGGCGAGCATATATGTTTCAGTGAAAGTATTGTGCTAATTGATGCTTTGTATAGCTTTGTTCCCGTTCGTTTCATTAACGGAGTCGGCAGCGCGGCTCCGGTTATTAATGAGGCCGGGACCAATAAAGGTTCCTGCAAGATTTTCTATTTCGCCCGATTGCATGGTTTATCCCCACAGCAGACGCTTGCCCTGTTCGGAGATTACTACCGGCTGGATGTTTTGCAGCACCCGGAAGCTACCGACCATGCCAATATTCGTACGTTCATGCGTTACGGTTGGGAGGGTATTCATTATGAGGGCGTTGCCTTGGTCGCGCGCGACAGTCAATCGGATTCCCGACTAAAATAG
- the trhP gene encoding prephenate-dependent tRNA uridine(34) hydroxylase TrhP: MNTVELLSPAGTIRNMRYAFAYGADAVYAGQPRYSLRVRNNDFLEENLATGIAEAHALGKKFYLASNVLPHNSKIKTFLKDIAPIVAMKPDALIMADPGLIMLVRENWPEMPVHLSVQSNTMNYASVKFWQQAGITRVILSRELSLDEVAEIRQQCPDMELETFVHGALCIAYSGRCLLSGYFNHRDPNQGTCTNSCRWKYDLSEAHENEAGDIAAGKLDISLSALSAAECGGAARHPLADRVYLLEEENRPGEFLPVMEDEHGTYIMNSKDLRAIEHVQRLIDIGVNSLKIEGRTKSHYYVARTAQTYREAIDDALSGKPFNPELLGILENLAQRGYTDGFYQRHHTQDHQNYLRGYSESNKQLFVGEITGYDVNSGMADILVKNKICAGDRLELILPAGNFDIVVEHMENEQGVAISEASGAGWKIRLPLPREGMKEYGLLARYFSRESD; the protein is encoded by the coding sequence ATGAATACAGTCGAACTGCTCTCCCCTGCCGGCACCATCCGAAATATGCGCTACGCCTTCGCTTATGGCGCTGACGCAGTTTATGCCGGCCAGCCGCGTTACAGCCTCAGGGTACGCAATAACGATTTTCTGGAAGAAAACCTGGCGACCGGCATCGCCGAAGCGCACGCTCTCGGTAAAAAGTTTTATCTGGCAAGCAACGTCTTACCGCACAACAGCAAGATAAAAACCTTTCTCAAGGATATTGCGCCCATCGTCGCGATGAAACCGGACGCGCTGATCATGGCCGACCCCGGGCTGATTATGCTGGTCAGGGAAAACTGGCCGGAGATGCCGGTACACCTTTCCGTGCAATCGAACACGATGAATTATGCGAGCGTCAAATTCTGGCAGCAGGCAGGCATCACGCGCGTCATTCTATCGCGCGAGCTATCGCTGGACGAGGTAGCGGAAATTCGCCAGCAATGCCCGGACATGGAGCTCGAAACCTTTGTCCACGGCGCATTATGCATCGCCTATTCAGGACGTTGCCTGCTATCGGGCTACTTCAACCATCGAGACCCCAATCAAGGCACCTGCACCAACTCCTGCCGCTGGAAATACGACTTAAGCGAAGCCCATGAAAACGAGGCCGGGGACATAGCCGCGGGAAAGCTCGATATCAGTCTGTCGGCGCTCAGCGCGGCCGAATGCGGAGGCGCTGCCCGGCACCCGCTGGCGGACCGGGTTTATCTTCTCGAAGAAGAAAACCGGCCAGGAGAATTCCTGCCGGTCATGGAAGACGAACACGGAACCTACATCATGAACTCCAAGGATCTGCGTGCAATAGAACATGTACAAAGGCTGATTGACATAGGGGTTAACAGCCTCAAGATAGAAGGGCGCACCAAGTCCCATTATTATGTCGCCAGAACCGCGCAGACTTATCGCGAAGCCATTGACGACGCACTATCGGGGAAACCGTTTAATCCGGAACTGCTGGGTATACTGGAAAACCTTGCCCAGCGCGGCTACACCGACGGCTTTTATCAACGGCACCATACCCAGGATCACCAGAATTATCTGCGTGGTTATTCCGAGAGCAACAAGCAATTATTTGTCGGCGAGATTACCGGCTACGATGTGAATAGCGGCATGGCCGATATTCTTGTGAAAAACAAGATATGTGCAGGTGACAGGCTCGAACTGATTTTGCCGGCAGGCAACTTCGATATCGTCGTCGAGCATATGGAAAACGAACAAGGCGTGGCTATCAGCGAAGCGTCAGGCGCCGGGTGGAAAATCAGATTGCCGCTGCCGCGAGAAGGAATGAAAGAATATGGTTTGTTGGCGCGCTATTTTAGTCGGGAATCCGATTGA
- a CDS encoding lytic transglycosylase domain-containing protein, whose product MLKTIVVTLILFLLGSCSGTQKTRQQEIPPAAIRTAPAVIPEVGTENAPANPLAQQSGTFPRTPQLETQVAFWRNVYSRWNRGQVALHDNKFMGLVYEVIELPGTIKDSYTPEQELLVKDKRFQLQAQLDELDQKLRAGVPLSAHENALALKITQSAGSRNAIQGSSERVRAQRGLREKFKRGLEISGRYHRAISDIFRNAGLPEDLAYLPHVESSFQTNAKSSVGATGIWQFTGSAAKSFMTVDESIDERLDPVIATHGAARYLKHAYSRLGSWPLALTSYNHGIGGISKAKERYGHDFDRMVKEYDGPQFGFASRNFYAEYLAARDIALQPQLYFPEGVMYERPLEHNRITLDSSLFVSDIARKYQVDQTTLNVINPAWSDKTRAGRVALAAGTHIWLPARNNWQSSSN is encoded by the coding sequence ATGCTGAAAACCATCGTAGTTACATTAATTCTTTTTCTGCTCGGATCGTGCTCAGGCACTCAGAAAACGCGGCAACAGGAGATACCGCCAGCGGCAATTCGCACGGCTCCCGCTGTCATCCCCGAGGTTGGAACAGAAAACGCGCCCGCAAACCCGCTTGCGCAACAATCAGGTACATTTCCCCGTACGCCTCAACTGGAAACACAGGTTGCTTTCTGGCGAAACGTATACTCACGCTGGAACCGTGGACAGGTAGCCTTGCATGATAATAAATTCATGGGCCTGGTCTATGAAGTTATTGAACTTCCCGGCACAATAAAAGATTCTTATACGCCGGAGCAGGAGCTACTCGTCAAGGACAAGCGCTTTCAATTACAGGCGCAACTGGACGAACTGGATCAAAAGTTACGCGCAGGAGTCCCACTCAGCGCACACGAGAACGCACTGGCGCTTAAAATCACACAAAGCGCAGGCTCTCGCAACGCCATACAAGGCAGCAGCGAGCGCGTGCGTGCGCAGCGCGGTTTGCGCGAAAAATTCAAGCGCGGACTGGAAATCAGCGGCCGCTACCATCGCGCCATCAGCGATATTTTTAGAAACGCCGGACTCCCCGAAGACCTTGCCTATTTGCCTCATGTCGAGTCTTCGTTTCAAACCAATGCCAAGTCCTCTGTCGGGGCCACAGGGATCTGGCAGTTTACCGGCTCAGCCGCTAAATCCTTCATGACTGTCGATGAATCGATAGACGAAAGACTGGACCCCGTCATTGCTACGCACGGTGCCGCCCGTTACCTGAAACACGCTTATAGCAGGCTGGGCTCGTGGCCGTTGGCGTTGACCTCTTATAACCACGGCATCGGCGGCATAAGTAAAGCTAAGGAACGCTACGGTCATGATTTCGACCGCATGGTAAAAGAATACGATGGCCCGCAATTCGGTTTCGCATCCAGGAATTTTTATGCGGAATATCTGGCTGCGCGAGATATTGCGCTGCAACCTCAGCTTTATTTTCCTGAAGGCGTAATGTACGAGCGCCCGCTGGAGCATAATCGGATTACATTGGACAGCAGCCTGTTTGTCTCCGACATCGCCAGGAAATATCAGGTGGATCAAACCACTCTGAACGTGATCAATCCGGCATGGAGCGATAAGACCCGAGCCGGCAGGGTCGCACTGGCTGCGGGAACGCACATCTGGCTGCCAGCCCGGAACAACTGGCAAAGCAGCAGTAACTGA
- the grxD gene encoding Grx4 family monothiol glutaredoxin yields the protein MDIMDQIKNQIESAAIILYMKGTPEFPQCGFSSRAVQILEQCEVEFSYVNIFEHPDIRDNLKLYSNWPTFPQLFVKGELVGGSDIMLELYQSGELQDILKNAHH from the coding sequence ATGGACATCATGGATCAAATTAAAAATCAAATAGAATCTGCCGCCATTATTCTCTATATGAAGGGCACTCCCGAGTTTCCTCAGTGCGGGTTTTCCTCCAGAGCGGTGCAAATCCTCGAGCAGTGCGAAGTTGAGTTTAGTTATGTCAATATTTTCGAACACCCGGACATTCGCGATAATCTTAAACTTTACTCCAATTGGCCGACTTTTCCACAGTTATTTGTCAAAGGCGAGCTGGTGGGCGGCAGCGATATTATGCTGGAGCTTTATCAGAGCGGTGAGCTGCAGGATATTCTTAAGAATGCACATCACTGA
- the rnt gene encoding ribonuclease T has product MSFKKTPMSGRFRGYLPVIIDIETAGFDPRNNAVLEIAAVIPDMDEQGFLKPGETCSAHVNPFPGSLLDESALAFNKIDPFHPLRIALDEKEALEKIFQPVRAAVKRSSCTRAILVGHNPAFDIGFLNAAVSRCNIKKNPFHPFSTFDTATLGGLAYCQTVLAKAVVAAGIEWDKKMAHSALYDAEQTALLFCTIVNRWNELITLSETSSASATSASYPKTAISLQ; this is encoded by the coding sequence ATGAGCTTCAAGAAAACCCCCATGTCCGGCCGCTTCAGAGGCTACTTACCCGTTATTATCGATATCGAAACAGCAGGTTTCGATCCGCGAAATAATGCGGTGCTCGAAATTGCCGCGGTCATTCCCGATATGGATGAACAGGGTTTCCTGAAACCGGGCGAAACCTGTTCGGCTCATGTAAACCCCTTTCCGGGGTCGCTTCTGGACGAATCGGCGCTTGCGTTCAACAAAATAGATCCTTTCCATCCTCTGCGCATCGCGCTGGATGAGAAGGAAGCCTTGGAAAAAATTTTTCAGCCGGTACGCGCAGCCGTCAAAAGGAGCAGTTGTACGCGCGCCATACTGGTGGGCCATAACCCCGCATTCGATATCGGCTTCCTGAACGCGGCCGTATCGCGTTGCAACATAAAGAAAAACCCGTTCCACCCTTTCAGCACTTTCGATACGGCAACCCTGGGCGGATTAGCCTATTGTCAGACCGTACTCGCCAAAGCCGTAGTGGCCGCCGGTATCGAGTGGGACAAAAAAATGGCCCACTCGGCGCTGTACGATGCGGAACAAACCGCATTGCTGTTTTGCACGATAGTGAATCGCTGGAACGAGTTGATTACGCTAAGTGAAACCAGTTCCGCGAGCGCCACGTCAGCCTCTTACCCCAAAACCGCAATATCATTGCAATAA
- a CDS encoding MlaA family lipoprotein, with protein sequence MKFRPVAFTWLRWPIVSVVMLLLSACASDIKPNPNDPWEGWNRGAQSFNDGLDDYLLRPIAKSYRFVTPGFVDMGVTNFMNNVEDILVVGNDLLQFKLGQFGMDSGRFVINTAFGLAGAVDIATYMGLPKHAEDFDQTLGTWGIPSGPYLVVPILGPSSPRGVVGIAGDIAANPINWVNPIVWPYTVGAVRIIDKRANLLSASSIIEQAAVDRYEFIRNAYLQDRNYKIHDGNIPLEDDIEQELNSEQVWQPATIIPKPDKK encoded by the coding sequence ATGAAGTTTAGACCCGTTGCTTTCACATGGCTGAGATGGCCCATTGTGTCCGTCGTTATGCTGCTGCTTTCAGCTTGCGCTTCCGATATCAAACCCAATCCAAATGATCCTTGGGAGGGATGGAACCGCGGCGCGCAGAGCTTTAATGATGGTTTGGATGATTATTTGTTGAGGCCTATCGCCAAATCCTATCGTTTTGTTACGCCCGGTTTTGTCGACATGGGGGTGACCAACTTCATGAATAATGTCGAGGATATTCTGGTTGTCGGCAACGATCTGCTTCAGTTCAAGCTGGGACAGTTCGGCATGGATAGCGGGCGATTCGTGATCAACACCGCCTTCGGTCTTGCCGGAGCGGTTGATATCGCCACTTATATGGGCTTGCCCAAACATGCTGAGGATTTTGATCAAACGCTGGGTACTTGGGGTATTCCTTCAGGTCCTTATCTTGTTGTGCCTATTTTGGGTCCCAGCTCTCCCAGAGGGGTGGTGGGCATAGCAGGCGATATCGCGGCGAATCCGATCAACTGGGTCAATCCGATAGTGTGGCCTTATACCGTTGGCGCCGTGCGAATTATCGACAAGCGCGCCAACCTGTTGAGCGCTTCAAGTATTATCGAACAGGCTGCGGTGGATCGTTATGAGTTCATTCGAAACGCCTATTTACAGGATCGCAATTATAAAATTCATGACGGTAATATTCCTCTTGAGGATGACATAGAGCAGGAGCTTAACTCCGAGCAAGTATGGCAACCGGCAACAATTATCCCCAAGCCGGATAAAAAATAA